The genomic window TGGGTGTAAGCTTGGACTGGCTGAGTCGGCAAGCTGTCCCAGAAAAAGAGGTGGTTGTGCTCGATCCTACACCATCTAAGTCATTACAGATGGGAGCCGACTATTATATCAGTGCCCACCCTCCCGTTGTCCAAGTCTGATTTAcctctcttcctttctcAGTTCACTGCTTGTCTGATCTTCAGTATCGCCACCGTCACTGACACGTGCTTCACGTTGTCGCCTTTCTCACTTGGATTGATCTATCCCGTCTATCGTTGGGAAAGACAATTGATCTATCGTTTAGGGTTGATCTTGTGCACCCTTGAGCACTCCTCGTTTGTCCTCTAGTCTCTCGAGTTGATCATTTGATCCTTGCGAATTCGAACTATCCGCCTAATATCATAATTGCAAAGTATGCTCTATCTTGCCACCGAAGCCTACGGTCACCTTGAAGTCACCTTCCATTCACTCTCCTCTCACCTTTACCATTTTCCGCCCAAGCTGTCCCCTAGATGCTCGTTTGTGACATCAGCAGCACAGCCTTTCCCTATTTCTTTATTTCGCCTCCATCACCAACTTCCTATCCCCCTACTCCAGACTTCTTGATAACTAACAGACACCGCAGCAGCATAATGAAGTGGACTTCAGCTCTtccccttggccttgcggccacagccatggcagccagccCGCCTGCTGGCTGCAGCACTTCTCATGACGGCAAGTTCCAGGTTTCCATCTACTCTCGTGGCGAGGCAAAGCGTAGCGTTGAGGTAAGTCGATTCTTGTACTCGCGATTGAGGATTGGGGGTCACGAGAATCAGGCCACGATCGCTAACCAACCCATAGAAGCGAGCCTGCGAGGGCGAAGGCACTTTGGTCATGACTCTCAAGGACGGCGTTTTGAAGGATTCCCACGACAGAACCGGTTACATTGCCTCCAACTATCAGTTCCAGTTTGACGGCCCTCCTCAAGCCAACGCCCTCAAATCCTCGGGGTTTTCGCTCTGCCAGAACGGCTCTCTTGCTCTTGACGGTACTACTGAGTTTTACCGATGCCTCTCTGGCAACTTCTACAACCTTTATGACCGCCACTGGGCTGAACAGTGCTCTCCCATCGACATTGTTGCTACATCCTGCGATGGCGGCAACAACGGCGGTAGTGGTGGcaacaacggcggcaagCCTGTTGGCACTAGTATGGTGCAGACTACTGTCGTCAATGTCATCAGTGATGGTCAGCCCCAGGTCCATACCACTGTCGTTCCCATTCCCATGTGCCAGATTGGCGATGGCCAGGTTCAGGTCCGCACAACTCCTTGTGCCTCAGTCCCTCAGGCCCCCACGAAGACCGCGGCTCCCCCTGCACCGCCTGTTAGTCAAATCTCGGATGGACAGATTCAGGGTCCTCCCAAGACAGCCGCACCTCCCCCTCCTGTTAGCCAGATCTCGGACGGCCAGCCTCAAGCTCCCACACATACCGAGGTTCCCCCTCCACCCGTCAGCCAGATCTCAGACGGACAGCCTCAAGCTCCTACGCACACCCaggctcctccaccacccgTTACCCAGATCTCGGATGGACAGCCCCAGGCTCCCACGAACGCTACTACCAAGGCTCCTACTGCCGTCCCTACTGCCGCTGCCAATAAGGCTTTCCCtggcgtcgctgccgccgttttTGCCCTATTCGGTGCCGTTCTTTACCTGTAAATTGATATGGCATAGGATTGGAATTTGCTTTTGCTGTTTAGGAGAGTAAACGGTGGTTTGCTGTTTTCCCCAATGTATGGGTGTAATGTCGTTGGAGCAAGGCCGACCTTTAATCACATCCCCTGGTGAGAAACCAGAGCGTTTcctttgttgttggtgttgggtgTATCTACGAGACATTGGACTTGATGAAATTGCGAAGGGTAATACACAGCTGTAAACACAAATTAGGTAGTTGCACAGTAAAATAGGAATTGATGCCTCATTGGCTAAAATTCGTAAATACTGTCAAAATTTTTGCCCATTGCGAGAACGGAAGGGTTGTGAATTCGGGCTGTCTTTGTAGAAATCTTTACGCTGCAGAGCGTGATTACGTAATGCGAAATAAAGCTACAGGCAGGAATCGCTTGAATGGGACACTGACATCTACATCTCAACTCCTCCGTACTCTTGACACGAATAACTACCGTCTACACGACAAACCATGACTGAATATTGGAAAGCGTCACCGAATTACTGGTGCAAGCACTGTGCCGTGTTTGTGCGCGATACCAAGCTTGAGCGCCAAAACCACGAAGCCACAGCCAAGCACCAAAACGCAATCAAGCGATCGCTCCGTGACCTACACCGCAACCACGAGCGAGAGGAGCGCGACAAGGAACGAGCGCGACGCGAAATCGATCGCTTAAATGGAGTTGTCACAACCTCTTCGACGGGCCCGTTGCGGTTGGGCCGCGCTTCCGCGCCAGGGAGCAGCTCCAATGAATCCTCTATGAAGAAACAGCGTGAACAGTTGGCAGAGATGGGGGTTGCGGTGCCGGAGGATTTCCGAGGGGAAATGGCTATACCTGGTGATTGGACGGTTACGAGCACCCGAGTGATTCAGAGCGCGGGAGATGGAGGAGCGAACGATGAAAAGAAAGCGGACAAGGTTGCGACTGGGGTGAGGAAGAGAgatgagaaggaggaggacaaggaggaggaggaggctgtgAAGGGGCTGTTCAAGAAGCCGAGGAGGTGGGGGAGGGATTCGAGGAAGATGCCGGAGGGGGAAGACGAAGAGTTGGACGCACTGCTGAGCGGGACGGTAAAgttgaagaaggccgagGGGGGCGATGTGAAGTCTGAGGATCAGGATGAAGTGAAGGCGGAAGAGGATGCTGTTAAAATGGAACCGGAGACTAGGGCGAGCGTGCTGGGCGGAGAggtcaaggaggaggaaagcGAAGCCAGAGTCAAGGAGGAGGGCGATGGTGATGCTGGGATAACGCCAGTGGTGTTTAAGAAGAGGAAACCAAAGAGCTTACGGACCAAGTAAGGGGTGAAGACTCTGTTTGTTTTAGATTTGCATATTGATGATACCCAACATATTATGAAATATGAATAAACGACACCTTCTGGAGTCGATGAGACTATAACTAGACGACTTGTAGGGAAAAGCCGTGGAGATTATCGCCTCAGATGGTTTGGCTAAAATAATATTGGCATGATCCGCTCCGTCACACCTTGTCCAGCCGTCTCATTTCCGATGAGAACAAGCTGAACAAGCTTACAGCGATCTCGAACAGCGCATAGAAGGGGAGGGGTCTAAAAACCCCAAGCAGTCACTGGAAAAAcccccaaaaaaaattgaaaaaaaattgacAAAACTCATCGAGGGTGCTTCTTGCAACATGCAACCTATGGTGGACCTTGAACCCCAATAGCTGGATGGACGGGTTCCGTTTCGGCACCGACAGAACACAAGGAAATGCCGTGTCTAAAGTGGTATCCGGACTTAAGAGCACAAAATCCTTGAGTGTTTTGAAATTCGGCAACTCATGGCCAGCCGGGGCGAGCTCCGGAGCACCACGGGGTTCGAGCCAATGCGGAATTTCCGTGTGGCAGGTTGGTTAGTTGTGGTGGGAGATTCGGAAGGCAAGAGGGGCATTGTGTCACAAGCTGAGCTTGATAAGAGCGAGCTTGCCCACTTGGCTCCATGCACCATAGTTTCCTCGAGGGTCAACATCTTGGCGTTCTCatttattttatttgacGGGACGAAGCTCGAACTGCTTGAAACGGCTCATATAGTCAATCGCGGAGACTCATTCTCTAtctctttatttttttaaaaagcaAAGATGGCTTCCAACCCCCCTGCGAGATGCTGCAGCCTAGGAAGCTTGTTTGAGTACGTTGAAGCTCCCCGCATGTCCCTCCAGGACAAAACGTCTTAATTCGGAGACGTGCAGCCTTTCCCTGCTCCCTTGACTGTTACACTGTAGTCTTCACTGTGCCGTTGCTATTAGGCGGTCGCCAAATTGCTAAACTTATCTACAGAGGCAAGCCCACGGGCAAGCTCACCAAAATCGACAACAAAATCGATGCTTACGTCGCCACTCCTCCTGAGGGCAAAGCCCGCAACGGCTATGGAATTCTCTACCTTCCCGATGTCATTGGTATCTGGCAGAACAGCCAGCTGATGGCGGACCTCTTTGCCGAGCAAGGTTACGTCACCGTCGTGCTTGACCTGTTCAACGGCGACCCTGTCAAGCTGAATGATAAGCCGGCGGGCTTCGACATTATGACTTGGTTGAAAGAGGGCACCGATGGAAACAACCCTCATACTGTGCCCTATGTCGACCCCATTGTCGAGGCTGGTATTAAATATATCAAGGGGCTGGGGGTAACGAAGCTCGGAGCCGTTGGCTACTGCTTCGGTGCCAAGGTAATTTAGtttttgctttctttctttctttctttttttttcaaattCCGGATCTGGCTCGCTAATTGAGTTCGATTATTAGTACCTTGTTCGCCACTACAAGAACGGCATCGacgtcggcttcgtcgcACATCCCTCCTTTGTTGAGGAGGACGAGCTCGCTGCCATTGGCGGTCCCTTGTCCATTGCTGCCGCAGAGACGGACAGCATCTTCCCCTCTGACAAACGGCACAAATCCGAGGTGATTCTCAAGGCTACTAAGAAGCCTTATCAGATTAACTTGTTTTCTGGGGTGGAGCACGGCTTTGCCGTTCGTGCCGATTTGAAGGTCAAGGTACAAAGGTTTGCCAGGGAGCAGGCATTCTTGCAGGCAGTGGCTTGGTTTGAAAACTATCTACTGGAGGACCAATAAGAATGGAGGACCTGGCCATTTATTTGTGGTTGTTTAAAAGGCTTTGCTCGGTTTTCTGTGAAAGATTGACAAACTGGCGCGTAGATGAATACCAATGGGACAGTGTTTGGGGCTGGATGCCGAGAACAGTTTGTGACCTGAGGAGGCAGGCTGACCGATGTGATGTAATGACCTAGCGCGCTGAGAAGGAAAATGAGACAGAATGGCAAGATGGCTCTGTAAATTTGCCAGAATATATGTGCTGTTGGCTGGTGCTTGGCCGTGGCAATAGCTGATTTACATTGACACGAGATTGATGCCAAGTGGTGGTTTCAAGGCCTCAGCCGTAGCCTCAGCCGCTCCCGCTGCCAGTCAGCACCACCCGACCGCGCTAATAGTTAATTGATCCCTGCCCCAGGCGCCAGACCGCCAGCCGCCTTCCTCTCCTGCAAGCTGGCCCGTTTGGACCTAGTGTCGTCTGacttgaccagttgacatcaattgcatctttatttaatactgacaccatctcgacgacaccaacaccagcatcgacatcagCGCCCTCTCAGCTACGCTTACATTTAATACTTCTGCAACCCGCCATCGTCCCCATGCCCCCGCAAGCCATGCCATAAAGGGTCTCGCCGCAATGGCAGCAACCATGGATGCCATCAACACCCACGTCTCGTCGCCGCTTTCCACCACGGCTCCCCCCTCAGCATCTTCGTCTACCGGCCCGGGCCATGGGTCTCATGGATATCCTTCGCCGCCCGTAACAGCCATTGATGAGCCATCTGCATCCGAAGATGAGTCGGGCAGAGGACGATCCAAATTCCCCTTGCTGCCGGACCCAGCCGCCGCTCTCGACCACCATTCTGACACGGCCCCCCTTCCTGTTGGGATGAATGCATCTCGCACCCCGTCTGTCGTCAAGTCTCGCCGTAGACAGACGAGCAGCTCCACGAATAAGACAAGTGACAGCGTGCAACGACTCACCGCCGCTGAGGTGCAGGAGCTCACAAGCTCGCCAGACTCATTGCCAATTGCGCCAGCTCCCGAACGTCATTCGATTGACCAGGAAATAGCAGCCAAGACTGCTGAGCAACGCGAAATGCTTCGACAACGCTTCCAGAGCCGTTCTCCGGACCCGAGAAGATTAGACACGCTTCAAACAAACGGGGCGGCTGCCGAATCTTATGCTGGAGCTGGATACGCTGGGCTTTGGCATGTGCGAGAGGGAGCCCAGAGACAATGCTCGCCGCGGACTGTGTCGACGCCACCAACGTCTCGAGCTCAGCAATATGTGTTGGATACTGGCTCGCAGCCTACTTCTCCTCGACGATATTCATACAATCCGCTGCCCCGACCGACGCCGCTCAACTTGAATGGAGAAGCGGCCAACGGCTCTCTCAACGGACATGTGCTGTCGCCGGCCATTGCGACAAGCCCAGCAGCTATAAATGCTCAGCAGGCTTCCCCAGCTGCTCCCAGTCAAGGATATACCGGCCCCAGCCCGCCGTCACCTATTCCGTCCATGATCCCTCTCCCGCCCATGTCACTTCCCACACACTTGCAGCTGGAGCTTGCAGCCCAGAGACCAAGCCCACTGTATATTCACCAATCTTATCTGAATGATATTCCGTACGAGTCTTATGCGGCCAAGCTGGAACGGTTGAAGAATGTCCTACTACTCCCCCCATACCTGGAGCGGACGTTGTATTTTGGCGCCCTGGCGTGTTTAGATGCGTGGCTGTATACCTTCACCATCCTTCCCATACGGTTCTTCATAGCGTCTGGTGTCTTGATCAAATGGTGGGGATATGTGGTATCCAAGGAGGCAAGATGGATGTTTGGATATGTACGAGATGGATTGGGTAGACTGTGGGAGCGTGGGCGAACGAGCCAATCCCGTAGGCCTAGCGATGTCTCTGACCGAGACCGTTCGCGAAGTCGCAGTCGTGTGAGGGAGCTGTTGAATGACGACGGAGGTTTGTCTGCACCGGGCCTCCGGGATCGATCCCATCACACGAAGACGGACCTGCATGTCGATGGTAATGAAGGTCCGAAATCACCACTTCCCAGTAAGCGACACCCTGTGCCACAGCTGGGCACTTTTCGTCACAAGAGAACAAAGTCGATTCCTTCAAGCCTATCAGCATTTCACAAAGCAGATTTACTACAGGGAGCCGTCATCATTTGTAGCTCATTTGCTCTGATGACTCTGGATGCCAGCCGCATGTACCACTTTATACGGGCGCAATCGGCCATCAAGCTGTACGTTATATACAACATCCTCGAGGTTGGCGACCGTCTCCTTTCAGCCCTTGGACAAGACATCCTGGAATGTCTATTTAGCAACGAAACCCTGTCACGCAACCCCTCTGGTCGGTCAAAGATCCTGTTGCCGCTCGGCATGTTCATCCTCGCCCTGGTCTACAATTGTCTACACTCGGTTGCGCTTTACTACCAGGTCATTACGCTCAACGTTGCCGTCAACTCATACTCCAACGCTCTTCTCACCCTCCTCTTATCCAACCAATTTGTCGAAATCAAAAGCACCGTGTTTAAACGCTTTGAAAAGGACAATCTTTTCCAATTGACGTGTGCAGATATTGTGGAGCGCTTCCACCTTTGGATCATGCTTCTCATCATCGGTATGCGCAACATCGTGGAAGTGGGTGCTTTCTCTGTCCCCGGCGCGGGTTTCGACTCGACGCACGAAGATGGCTCGAGTGCGGTGCCGTTGCACCCGCCATCGATTTTGCCACATAGTTTCACGGTGTTGCCGTCGTGGTTGAGGTCGGGCGAGGCGCTGTCACCCTTTCTGATTGTTGTTGGAAGTGAGATGTTGGTTGACACGATAAAACATGCCTATGTGACCAAGTTTAACAATATCAAGCCCAACTTTTACGGGAGAACACTAGACATTCTGTGCAAAGACTACTATACCAATGTACGTACACAACACTTGTGTCTCCGTCATGTTCATACTGTCTAATCTCACTTGTCTTAGGCCTTCGTCACCCCCTCGCTCACGCGCAGACTCGGCCTGGCAGTCATCCCGCTCTCATGCCTCTTTATCCGCGCCTCTATCCAAACCTACCACATGTTTCTGGCCACCCATGTGCACATGCCCATCCCGCCATCCACGCAGACCTCTTTAACTGAAGAATCCGCCGTG from Metarhizium brunneum chromosome 2, complete sequence includes these protein-coding regions:
- the tropI_1 gene encoding Hydrolase tropI, which codes for MASNPPARCCSLGSLFEGKPTGKLTKIDNKIDAYVATPPEGKARNGYGILYLPDVIGIWQNSQLMADLFAEQGYVTVVLDLFNGDPVKLNDKPAGFDIMTWLKEGTDGNNPHTVPYVDPIVEAGIKYIKGLGVTKLGAVGYCFGAKYLVRHYKNGIDVGFVAHPSFVEEDELAAIGGPLSIAAAETDSIFPSDKRHKSEVILKATKKPYQINLFSGVEHGFAVRADLKVKVQRFAREQAFLQAVAWFENYLLEDQ
- the CIS3 gene encoding Cell wall mannoprotein CIS3 encodes the protein MAASPPAGCSTSHDGKFQVSIYSRGEAKRSVEKRACEGEGTLVMTLKDGVLKDSHDRTGYIASNYQFQFDGPPQANALKSSGFSLCQNGSLALDGTTEFYRCLSGNFYNLYDRHWAEQCSPIDIVATSCDGGNNGGSGGNNGGKPVGTSMVQTTVVNVISDGQPQVHTTVVPIPMCQIGDGQVQVRTTPCASVPQAPTKTAAPPAPPVSQISDGQIQGPPKTAAPPPPVSQISDGQPQAPTHTEVPPPPVSQISDGQPQAPTHTQAPPPPVTQISDGQPQAPTNATTKAPTAVPTAAANKAFPGVAAAVFALFGAVLYL
- the TAPT1 gene encoding Endoplasmic reticulum membrane protein 65; translated protein: MAATMDAINTHVSSPLSTTAPPSASSSTGPGHGSHGYPSPPVTAIDEPSASEDESGRGRSKFPLLPDPAAALDHHSDTAPLPVGMNASRTPSVVKSRRRQTSSSTNKTSDSVQRLTAAEVQELTSSPDSLPIAPAPERHSIDQEIAAKTAEQREMLRQRFQSRSPDPRRLDTLQTNGAAAESYAGAGYAGLWHVREGAQRQCSPRTVSTPPTSRAQQYVLDTGSQPTSPRRYSYNPLPRPTPLNLNGEAANGSLNGHVLSPAIATSPAAINAQQASPAAPSQGYTGPSPPSPIPSMIPLPPMSLPTHLQLELAAQRPSPLYIHQSYLNDIPYESYAAKLERLKNVLLLPPYLERTLYFGALACLDAWLYTFTILPIRFFIASGVLIKWWGYVVSKEARWMFGYVRDGLGRLWERGRTSQSRRPSDVSDRDRSRSRSRVRELLNDDGGLSAPGLRDRSHHTKTDLHVDGNEGPKSPLPSKRHPVPQLGTFRHKRTKSIPSSLSAFHKADLLQGAVIICSSFALMTLDASRMYHFIRAQSAIKLYVIYNILEVGDRLLSALGQDILECLFSNETLSRNPSGRSKILLPLGMFILALVYNCLHSVALYYQVITLNVAVNSYSNALLTLLLSNQFVEIKSTVFKRFEKDNLFQLTCADIVERFHLWIMLLIIGMRNIVEVGAFSVPGAGFDSTHEDGSSAVPLHPPSILPHSFTVLPSWLRSGEALSPFLIVVGSEMLVDTIKHAYVTKFNNIKPNFYGRTLDILCKDYYTNAFVTPSLTRRLGLAVIPLSCLFIRASIQTYHMFLATHVHMPIPPSTQTSLTEESAVPSSPAMIAALSRFDALIRDSLGRATYGYPYGSPLNSRPWYSWTSDDLIAALTMVVVFFIVFLVLLILKLLLGMVLLQYSRNRYAKMKQKESLVALGKAERESYDATGRRVGGRGDVEVTDDKARWIHADKSEGLKGGKGPGGKKSDDKGGKKPDGDYMGVARYEMVAKRIW